A DNA window from Mastacembelus armatus chromosome 11, fMasArm1.2, whole genome shotgun sequence contains the following coding sequences:
- the LOC113126755 gene encoding uncharacterized protein DDB_G0283449-like, with translation MKYLILGLFSLALLGSVYTQIQPSDVRASLNTTTTLKNSTATNTTITITTTTTSSSGSSSGSGSGGSSGGSAGGSASGSNSTSTSPSGTSSNSTGSQMSTTAILVFGSFALLALWL, from the exons ATGAAGTACCTTATCCTGGGGTTGTTTTCACTGGCTCTGCTGGGATCAGTCTACACACAG ATCCAAccatcagatgtcagagcttcTTTAAACACCACTACAACATTGAAAAACTCTACcgccaccaacaccaccatcaccatcaccaccaccaccaccagcagcagcggcagcagcagtggcagtggCAGCGGCGGCAGCAGCGGCGGCAGCGCCGGCGGCAGCGCCAGCGGCAgcaacagcaccagcaccagtCCCTCAGGAACCAGTTCCAACAGCACAGGCAGCCAAATGAGTACAACTGCTATCCTGGTCTTTGGATCTTTTGCTCTGCTTGCACTTTGGCTGTGA
- the LOC113126278 gene encoding integumentary mucin C.1 has protein sequence MKILALGIYTLALLALGQSQVTNSTTETPPTTGTKDETTPAQTSPANTTVPTSTDSGMATLTNPSTSQNATITMSTNTTTANDPNTTANDTSTSMPMTTATSSKTTTTPVTTTTVGPKTTQPPMSTTTSANTTKPVAPSTSASTNITNNSTSTTTTTTTTTTTSATQTTTTYSGGSGVKASLLFPVMPLLLYKSCT, from the exons ATGAAGATTTTGGCTTTGGGAATTTATACACTGGCACTGCTGGCATTGGGACAG TCCCAAGTAACAAATTCTACTACTGAGACTCCACCGACCACAGGTACTAAAGATGAAACGACCCCCGCACAGACTTCTCCAGCCAATACCACCGTCCCAACCAGCACTGATAGTGGTATGGCCACACTAACGAATCCATCTACATCTCAAAATGCTACTATTACTATGTCTACAAATACAACTACAGCCAATGACCCAAACACTACTGCAAATGATACATCGACGTCTATGCCAATGACTACTGCCACTTCTTCAAAAACTACAACTACCCCAGTCACCACTACAACAGTGGGCCCAAAAACCACCCAACCGCCAATGAGTACTACCACTTCTGCAAACACCACAAAACCTGTTGCACCATCCACCTCTGCCAGCACCAACATCACGAacaacagcaccagcaccaccaccaccaccaccaccacaacaacAACTTCAGCTACCCAAACTACAACCACGTACAGCGGTGGCTCAGGAGTCAAAGCTTCCCTGCTGTTTCCTGTCATGCCATTGTTGCTGTACAAGAGCTGCACCTGA